In Kitasatospora gansuensis, a genomic segment contains:
- a CDS encoding SigE family RNA polymerase sigma factor, with product MLPDNASAEFHDFFERHYAELARFAHLLTGEKDAADDLAADALLALWQRWDRLREAQHPVAYARGVVANLARERIRSAVRERRRITLFWSRSPEETAGPDVAGVLDVRAALARLPFRKRACVVLRHAFDLSEKDTAAALGISVGTVKSQTSKGMAELERILGVRAVGELAIGRGAR from the coding sequence ATGCTCCCCGACAACGCGTCCGCGGAGTTCCACGACTTCTTCGAACGCCACTACGCCGAACTGGCCCGTTTCGCCCACCTTCTGACCGGCGAGAAGGACGCGGCCGACGACCTCGCCGCAGATGCCCTGCTCGCCCTGTGGCAACGCTGGGACCGCCTGCGGGAGGCGCAGCACCCGGTCGCCTACGCTCGCGGCGTGGTGGCCAATCTCGCCCGCGAACGGATCAGGAGCGCGGTCCGCGAACGCCGCCGGATCACGCTGTTCTGGTCCCGCAGCCCGGAGGAGACAGCGGGGCCGGACGTGGCGGGCGTGCTCGACGTCCGGGCGGCGCTGGCCCGGCTGCCGTTCCGCAAGCGGGCGTGCGTGGTGCTGCGTCATGCCTTCGACCTGTCGGAGAAGGACACCGCCGCGGCCCTGGGCATATCGGTCGGTACGGTGAAGAGCCAGACCTCGAAAGGTATGGCCGAACTGGAACGAATACTTGGTGTACGAGCGGTCGGAGAACTGGCGATCGGAAGGGGGGCCCGATGA
- a CDS encoding response regulator, which yields MSVRVLLVDDQPLMLVGLGILVGDTDDLEVVGQAGDGCEAVRLVRELRPDVVVMDIRMPGMDGIEATRQATAEPDPPKVLVLTTFDHDEYVYGALRAGASGFLLKSMALDAILEAIRVVAAGDALIAPSVTRRLIADFAGTSGPAAPEPDAGPAAESSPIAGITDREREVLALVGQGLSNTEIAERLVISAATAKTHVARLFAKLEARDRVHLAIIAFETGLVPRRR from the coding sequence ATGAGCGTACGGGTGCTGCTGGTCGACGACCAGCCACTGATGCTGGTGGGGCTCGGGATCCTGGTCGGCGACACCGACGACCTGGAGGTGGTCGGCCAGGCCGGCGACGGCTGCGAGGCGGTGCGCCTGGTGCGTGAACTGCGGCCGGACGTCGTGGTGATGGACATCCGGATGCCGGGCATGGACGGGATCGAGGCGACCCGACAGGCGACCGCCGAGCCTGACCCGCCCAAGGTCCTGGTGCTGACGACCTTCGACCACGACGAGTACGTCTACGGCGCACTGCGCGCCGGGGCCAGCGGATTCCTCCTCAAGAGCATGGCCCTGGACGCGATCCTGGAAGCGATCCGCGTGGTGGCCGCGGGCGACGCGCTGATCGCGCCGAGCGTGACCCGACGGCTGATCGCGGACTTCGCCGGAACGTCCGGCCCCGCGGCCCCCGAACCGGACGCCGGGCCCGCCGCGGAGTCGAGTCCCATCGCGGGGATCACCGACCGGGAGCGCGAGGTGCTGGCACTGGTCGGACAGGGACTGTCGAACACCGAGATAGCCGAGCGGCTGGTGATCAGCGCGGCGACCGCGAAGACCCATGTCGCGCGTCTGTTCGCCAAGCTCGAGGCTCGGGACCGCGTCCACCTGGCGATCATCGCCTTCGAAACCGGACTCGTGCCGCGTAGACGGTAG
- a CDS encoding sensor histidine kinase, translating to MEQLLQRLSASKRVTWLMSQAVVLATAGLYALILALTMLPTDWAHYDGLFRFPGLDPFQMLGLCVLLALPVLLVRRLPAAVFAAVLGEAVLGDAFGARPLIVFVLLVGLGGYLAARRPKAAAVGSVAAVVAAFFNCLHGREQTVSDASQWAGQFALWFAVAWVFGQVYRKRREYLEALQEQTGARVVMAERLRIARELHDSVAHSIGIITVLSGAAARVVETKPEQARQALTGIETTSRETLLELQRMLGALRRAEPDDAMPQAAPLAPAGSLADVPQLAERTAGAGVRVQVTWRGERRPLPPEIELSAFRIVQESVTNVVRHSRARTCRVAVGYEPEGVTIEVVDDGDDGHGGPGRPRLSAAGGSGFGLLGMRERVTLLSGQFSAGQRPEGGFRVTARLPA from the coding sequence ATGGAACAGCTTCTCCAGCGTCTCTCGGCATCGAAGCGCGTGACCTGGCTGATGTCACAGGCCGTGGTGCTGGCCACCGCCGGCTTGTACGCGCTGATTCTCGCCTTGACGATGCTGCCCACTGATTGGGCGCACTACGACGGCCTGTTCCGGTTCCCCGGGCTCGATCCCTTCCAGATGCTCGGTCTCTGCGTCCTGCTCGCCCTGCCGGTTCTGCTGGTGCGCCGGCTGCCCGCGGCGGTATTCGCGGCGGTCCTGGGCGAAGCAGTCCTCGGCGACGCCTTCGGCGCGCGGCCCTTGATCGTGTTCGTCCTGCTCGTCGGCTTGGGCGGGTACCTCGCCGCCCGGCGGCCGAAGGCTGCCGCCGTCGGCTCCGTCGCGGCCGTGGTGGCCGCGTTCTTCAACTGCCTCCACGGCCGCGAGCAGACCGTCAGCGACGCGTCCCAGTGGGCCGGGCAGTTCGCGTTGTGGTTCGCGGTCGCGTGGGTCTTCGGGCAGGTGTATCGCAAACGCCGTGAATACCTCGAAGCCCTGCAGGAGCAGACCGGGGCCCGCGTCGTCATGGCCGAGCGGCTGCGGATCGCCCGCGAGCTGCACGACAGCGTCGCGCACAGCATCGGGATCATCACGGTGCTGTCGGGCGCGGCGGCGCGGGTCGTGGAGACCAAGCCCGAGCAGGCGCGGCAGGCGCTGACCGGCATCGAGACCACCAGCCGGGAGACGCTGCTGGAGCTGCAGCGCATGCTCGGGGCGCTCCGCCGCGCCGAGCCCGACGACGCCATGCCGCAGGCCGCTCCGCTGGCGCCGGCCGGCAGCCTGGCCGACGTCCCGCAGCTCGCCGAACGCACGGCCGGCGCCGGGGTGCGGGTTCAGGTGACCTGGCGGGGCGAGCGGCGTCCGTTGCCGCCGGAGATCGAGCTGTCGGCGTTCCGGATCGTCCAGGAGTCGGTGACGAACGTGGTGCGGCATTCCAGGGCGCGAACGTGCCGGGTCGCGGTTGGTTACGAGCCGGAAGGGGTGACGATCGAGGTGGTGGACGACGGGGACGACGGTCATGGCGGGCCGGGCCGTCCGAGGCTCTCCGCGGCCGGCGGGAGCGGCTTCGGCCTGCTCGGCATGCGCGAGCGGGTGACGTTGCTGTCCGGCCAGTTCAGCGCCGGCCAGCGTCCGGAGGGCGGATTCCGGGTGACGGCGAGGCTGCCGGCATGA
- a CDS encoding ABC transporter ATP-binding protein: MTNAPMIDLRDTTKKYDDGPPALAGVTLSVAAGECVAILGHSGSGKSTLLNLIAGLDKPSSGTVTVDGTRVDQLGEAGSAKYRRASIGMIFQFFNLLDDLTVLDNVMVPAQLAGMGKGEAKRRAVELLDSLGIDRHAQAYPQRLSGGERQRVAVARALMNEPALLLADEPTGALDSGSAEDVRELLLDLNSDGQTILLVTHDAQLAARTAHRTIELVDGAVARDVVNTAGGATVNSSAGAVR; encoded by the coding sequence ATGACGAATGCACCGATGATCGATCTTCGCGACACGACAAAGAAGTACGACGACGGCCCGCCCGCACTGGCCGGCGTCACCTTGTCCGTGGCGGCCGGCGAGTGCGTGGCGATCCTCGGCCATTCCGGCAGTGGCAAGTCCACGCTGCTGAACCTGATCGCGGGTCTGGACAAGCCTTCCAGCGGCACCGTGACCGTCGACGGCACCCGCGTCGACCAGCTCGGCGAGGCCGGTTCGGCGAAGTACCGCCGGGCCTCGATCGGCATGATCTTCCAGTTCTTCAACCTGCTGGACGACCTGACCGTGTTGGACAACGTCATGGTTCCGGCGCAGCTGGCCGGGATGGGCAAGGGCGAAGCGAAGCGGCGGGCCGTCGAGCTGCTCGACTCGCTGGGCATCGACCGGCATGCTCAGGCCTATCCGCAGCGGCTGTCCGGCGGGGAACGGCAGCGGGTGGCGGTGGCCAGGGCCCTGATGAACGAGCCGGCGCTGCTGCTGGCCGACGAGCCGACCGGCGCGCTGGACTCGGGCTCGGCCGAGGACGTGCGCGAGCTGCTGCTGGACCTGAACAGCGATGGCCAGACCATCCTGCTGGTCACCCACGACGCGCAGCTGGCCGCGCGCACCGCGCACCGCACGATCGAGTTGGTGGACGGCGCGGTGGCACGGGACGTGGTCAACACGGCGGGCGGCGCCACCGTCAACAGCTCGGCGGGAGCGGTCCGTTGA
- a CDS encoding ABC transporter permease has translation MTSSVLSLGLLAVVQAPFDHAFSARNGAHLAVQFDGSKATAAQAAATAHAVGVTEAAGPYPVAAALDTTIGTDCSKKDWAGHDNGPITVTTRPDLGSTSGMDQLALTQGRWPTGPGEIALPWQHYATDCFGDSVVFSALPGKPSFKVVGFANSVTNSATAFATADGFARLTAAGAKSDVQMLYRFAEAGTAADIAADKQAVAAAVPAGAVEGGQSYLTAEQQVTGNAKAYVPFLIAFGILGLFMSVLIIAIVVSGAVASGIRRIGILKSLGFTPSQVARAYTAQAMIPATLGLVLGTAFGNLLAVPILDGATKQLGAASATIPLWVSAVVPLGTLLIVGVTALVPALRAGRMPTVRALVVGRAPKAGGGRAAQRLASRLPLPRAVSLGLAQPFARPARAVLVGAAVLFGVVSVTFAVGLESGFNKYLDTSTSGFNIASEFVMPTADVGVPWDRYGPNDPRKPHLDAAEVAAALAEIPGTKAAFGWGDSGATMVGAPPGGEPPRVFTVTGDFSWTHMELLSGRWYSAPGEAVVGDKLASAVGIHVGDDVTVVQQNKQLSLKVVGINFDTNQGDYTVMTDAATFTAAGLIPHIDLFNVELADNVNEKDWSASAAAALTPLNASVEASSGGGKNIIVITMGALVATLTLMMIAVAALGVLSTVVQDTRERVHDLGILKALGMTPKQTVAMVLTSVTLTGLIAGLIGVPLGVAVEQATLTPMGNAIGRHLPPSVSHVYTPGLLVPLLAGGIVIALLGALLPAGWAARSRTATALRTE, from the coding sequence GTGACGTCCTCAGTACTCTCCCTCGGCCTGTTGGCCGTCGTGCAGGCCCCGTTCGACCACGCCTTCAGTGCTCGGAACGGGGCGCACCTGGCGGTCCAGTTCGACGGCTCGAAGGCCACGGCCGCGCAGGCCGCCGCCACCGCGCACGCCGTCGGCGTCACCGAGGCGGCCGGACCGTACCCGGTCGCCGCCGCCCTGGACACGACGATCGGCACGGACTGCTCCAAGAAGGACTGGGCCGGTCACGACAACGGTCCGATCACCGTCACCACCCGGCCCGACCTGGGCAGCACCTCCGGGATGGACCAGTTGGCGCTGACCCAGGGGCGCTGGCCGACCGGCCCGGGCGAGATCGCCCTGCCGTGGCAGCACTATGCCACCGACTGCTTCGGCGATTCGGTGGTGTTCTCCGCCCTGCCGGGCAAGCCGTCGTTCAAGGTCGTCGGCTTCGCCAACTCGGTGACCAACAGCGCGACCGCCTTCGCCACCGCCGACGGTTTCGCGCGGCTCACCGCCGCCGGTGCCAAGTCCGACGTCCAGATGCTCTACCGGTTCGCCGAGGCCGGGACCGCCGCCGACATCGCCGCCGACAAGCAGGCGGTGGCCGCCGCCGTGCCGGCCGGCGCGGTCGAGGGCGGACAGTCGTACCTGACCGCGGAGCAGCAGGTGACCGGCAACGCCAAGGCCTACGTGCCGTTCCTGATCGCCTTCGGGATCCTCGGACTGTTCATGTCGGTGCTGATCATCGCGATCGTGGTCAGCGGGGCGGTGGCCTCGGGAATCCGGCGCATCGGGATTCTGAAGTCGTTGGGCTTCACCCCTTCGCAGGTGGCCCGCGCCTACACCGCGCAGGCCATGATCCCGGCGACACTCGGCCTGGTGCTCGGCACGGCTTTCGGCAACCTCCTGGCTGTACCGATCCTGGACGGGGCCACCAAGCAGCTCGGCGCGGCCAGTGCCACGATTCCGTTGTGGGTCAGCGCCGTGGTGCCGCTGGGCACCCTGCTGATCGTCGGTGTCACGGCTCTGGTCCCGGCACTGCGGGCCGGCCGGATGCCGACGGTGCGGGCCCTGGTGGTCGGCCGCGCCCCCAAGGCCGGGGGCGGTCGGGCGGCGCAGCGTCTGGCCTCGCGGCTGCCGCTGCCCCGGGCCGTGTCGTTGGGGCTGGCCCAGCCGTTCGCCCGGCCGGCCCGGGCCGTACTGGTCGGTGCGGCGGTGCTGTTCGGCGTGGTGAGCGTCACGTTCGCGGTGGGGCTGGAGTCCGGGTTCAACAAGTACCTGGACACCAGCACCTCGGGCTTCAACATCGCGTCGGAGTTCGTGATGCCCACAGCCGACGTGGGCGTGCCCTGGGATCGCTACGGCCCCAACGACCCGCGCAAACCGCACCTGGATGCCGCCGAGGTGGCCGCCGCGCTCGCCGAGATCCCGGGCACGAAGGCCGCGTTCGGCTGGGGCGACAGCGGCGCGACCATGGTCGGTGCCCCGCCCGGCGGCGAACCGCCCAGGGTGTTCACGGTCACCGGCGACTTCTCCTGGACGCACATGGAGCTGCTGTCCGGCCGCTGGTACTCGGCGCCCGGCGAGGCCGTGGTCGGCGACAAGTTGGCCTCGGCGGTGGGGATCCACGTCGGTGACGACGTCACCGTGGTGCAGCAGAACAAGCAACTGTCGCTGAAGGTCGTCGGCATCAACTTCGACACCAACCAGGGCGACTACACGGTCATGACGGATGCGGCCACCTTCACCGCCGCCGGTCTGATCCCGCACATCGACCTGTTCAACGTCGAGCTGGCCGACAACGTCAACGAAAAGGACTGGTCCGCCTCGGCCGCCGCCGCGCTGACCCCGCTGAACGCCTCGGTCGAGGCGAGCTCGGGCGGGGGCAAGAACATCATCGTGATCACCATGGGCGCCCTGGTGGCCACCCTCACGCTGATGATGATCGCGGTCGCCGCGCTCGGGGTGCTGAGCACGGTGGTGCAGGACACCCGGGAGCGGGTCCATGATCTGGGGATCCTCAAGGCCCTCGGGATGACGCCCAAGCAGACCGTTGCGATGGTGCTGACCTCGGTGACCCTCACCGGCCTGATCGCCGGGCTGATCGGGGTCCCGCTCGGGGTCGCGGTGGAGCAGGCGACGCTGACCCCGATGGGGAACGCGATCGGCCGGCACCTGCCGCCGAGCGTGTCCCACGTCTACACCCCCGGGCTGCTCGTCCCCCTGCTGGCCGGCGGGATCGTGATCGCCCTGCTCGGGGCACTGCTCCCGGCCGGCTGGGCGGCCCGGTCGCGGACCGCCACCGCGCTGCGGACCGAGTAG
- a CDS encoding prealbumin-like fold domain-containing protein, protein MRSLRSSVFRCAAAAALATVPVLGAGPAVAAPRATGDLKLTLVARVCASYGDVMANRQRGDNMQSLQDLGKDSVYTDGQPVAPDIEAANDPNCTPLTGWRFTLGSGIGGEVQGLSTVTPVPDGLTQATTVASVPELDTNRADTGRTLAGAVTVDLDDSLITVARNRRLQIQGGTPTDPLNQQQLGNTFSFATLRCAVDNQRADNVDRAAYPTGSTHVFCYYYAVRQPSEPGTIVVRKHVQGTAAARPFAFDGDLSFNPGGLFQLTAGPGADGEQSFRRAASAETGRPWTVQEQVPTGWTMTSLACTSANGRSTSTTSGARASVTLAAADTVTCVYTDAPSDSVAPLTLLKQTSGGVGGPFGFTAEDGTALGRATTTQPDTPVSAGTTFLAPGRHTVTEAIPDGWSLSAVSCQGTTATPSADGFTLDLPAGGATCTVTNTRENPPPPTPTTAPTTVPTPAPDSTEPGPALPETGGTGLAVLATAAAGLALAGTVLLLAARRRG, encoded by the coding sequence ATGAGATCCCTGCGCAGCAGCGTCTTCCGGTGTGCGGCGGCGGCAGCACTGGCGACCGTCCCCGTGCTGGGGGCGGGCCCCGCCGTCGCCGCGCCGCGGGCCACCGGCGACCTCAAGCTGACCCTGGTGGCCCGGGTCTGCGCGAGCTACGGCGACGTGATGGCCAACCGGCAGCGGGGCGACAACATGCAGTCGCTGCAGGACCTCGGCAAGGACTCGGTGTACACCGACGGCCAGCCCGTGGCCCCCGACATCGAGGCCGCGAACGACCCGAACTGCACACCGCTGACCGGCTGGCGGTTCACTCTCGGCAGCGGTATCGGCGGCGAGGTGCAGGGCCTGTCCACCGTCACCCCCGTCCCGGACGGGCTCACCCAGGCCACCACCGTCGCCTCCGTCCCCGAGCTGGACACCAACCGCGCCGACACCGGCCGCACCCTGGCCGGCGCCGTCACCGTCGACCTGGACGACAGCCTGATCACCGTCGCCCGGAACCGCCGCCTGCAGATCCAGGGCGGCACTCCCACCGACCCGCTCAACCAGCAGCAGCTCGGCAACACGTTCTCCTTCGCGACGCTGCGCTGCGCCGTGGACAACCAGCGCGCCGACAACGTGGACCGGGCCGCCTACCCGACCGGCTCCACCCACGTGTTCTGTTACTACTACGCCGTCCGTCAGCCCAGCGAGCCGGGCACCATCGTGGTGCGCAAGCACGTGCAAGGCACTGCTGCGGCACGGCCGTTCGCCTTCGACGGCGACCTCTCCTTCAACCCCGGTGGCCTGTTCCAGCTCACCGCCGGGCCCGGCGCCGACGGCGAGCAGAGCTTCCGGCGGGCGGCCTCCGCCGAAACCGGGCGGCCGTGGACCGTACAGGAACAGGTTCCCACCGGCTGGACCATGACCTCGCTCGCCTGCACCTCGGCCAACGGCCGCAGCACCAGCACGACCAGCGGCGCCCGGGCCTCCGTCACCCTGGCCGCCGCCGACACGGTCACCTGCGTCTACACCGACGCGCCGAGCGACAGCGTCGCGCCGCTCACCCTGCTGAAGCAGACCAGCGGCGGCGTGGGCGGGCCGTTCGGCTTCACCGCCGAGGACGGCACCGCACTCGGCCGGGCCACCACCACCCAGCCGGACACCCCGGTCAGCGCCGGTACGACGTTCCTGGCGCCCGGCCGACACACCGTCACCGAGGCGATCCCGGACGGCTGGTCGCTCAGCGCGGTCTCCTGCCAGGGCACCACCGCCACCCCCTCCGCCGACGGCTTCACCCTCGACCTCCCGGCGGGCGGCGCCACCTGCACGGTCACCAACACCAGGGAGAACCCGCCGCCGCCCACGCCCACGACGGCACCCACCACCGTTCCGACGCCCGCGCCGGACTCGACCGAGCCGGGCCCGGCACTCCCCGAGACCGGTGGCACCGGACTCGCGGTGCTCGCCACCGCGGCGGCCGGGCTCGCTCTCGCGGGTACGGTCCTGCTGCTCGCCGCCCGGCGCCGCGGCTGA
- a CDS encoding DUF1304 domain-containing protein: protein MSIAATVAVLLIAAVHVYIMIMEMFLWTTPKARASFGTTAEFAAATKTLAANQGLYNGILAAGLVWGAVASDPVGFQVKVFFLVCVAVAGAYGAATSSRKIIFVQTVPALIALALVLAAH, encoded by the coding sequence ATGTCAATCGCCGCCACCGTCGCAGTCCTGCTCATCGCCGCCGTGCACGTCTACATCATGATCATGGAGATGTTCCTGTGGACCACTCCGAAGGCCCGGGCGAGCTTCGGCACCACCGCTGAGTTCGCCGCCGCGACGAAGACGCTCGCGGCCAACCAGGGGCTGTACAACGGCATCCTCGCCGCAGGTCTGGTGTGGGGCGCTGTCGCGTCCGACCCGGTGGGCTTCCAGGTGAAGGTGTTCTTCCTGGTGTGTGTCGCGGTGGCCGGCGCGTACGGTGCCGCCACCTCCAGCCGGAAGATCATCTTCGTGCAGACCGTCCCCGCCCTGATCGCCCTGGCGCTGGTGCTGGCGGCCCACTGA